A region of Vigna radiata var. radiata cultivar VC1973A chromosome 10, Vradiata_ver6, whole genome shotgun sequence DNA encodes the following proteins:
- the LOC106774888 gene encoding uncharacterized protein LOC106774888, whose product MARIPVRFQRVAAAFDADVARVRLCESSGSEHSPESLTDLSDLVKSFMEKNETTGEKEELGGVIHFEEDRGEEQLEETECSHSEKMEMLRSLFSGNEEDDEDERDAKERIRREVEVACGVVGNNSKRHLMSRLREKGFDAGLCKSKWEKNGRLTAGNYEYVDVNLKGKRYVVEIWLGLEFEIARPTNQYSALLDVFPLIFVGKVDELKQVVRLMCTAIKDSMKRMKLHIPPWRRNVYMQAKWFSAYKRTTNAIATKGASPPLSSESLFPNRAIGFEVLPLKTLNCRDGDYATNAGFRISHLTAVFNSDNLGL is encoded by the exons ATGGCAAGGATTCCCGTGAGGTTTCAGAGAGTGGCAGCGGCGTTTGATGCTGACGTGGCACGTGTGAGGCTCTGCGAGAGCAGCGGGAGCGAGCACTCGCCGGAGAGTTTAACCGATTTGTCTGATCTCGTCAAGTCTTTCATGGAGAAAAACGAGACAACGGGAGAGAAAGAAGAGCTGGGTGGCGTTATTCACTTTGAGGAAGATCGCGGCGAGGAACAGCTTGAGGAAACCGAGTGCTCTCATTCGGAGAAGATGGAAATGTTGCGGAGTTTGTTTTCTGGAAACGAAGAGGACGACGAGGATGAAAGGGACGCAAAAGAAAGAATTAGGAGAGAGGTTGAAGTTGCATGTGGAGTTGTTGGTAACAATTCCAAACGCCATTTGATGTCTCGGTTGAGGGAAAAAGGTTTTGACGCTG GGCTCTGCAAATCGAAGTGGGAGAAAAATGGAAGATTAACAGCTGGTAATTATGAGTATGTTGATGTGAATTTGAAGGGAAAACGCTATGTGGTTGAAATTTGGCTTGGTTTAGAATTCGAAATAGCTCGTCCCACAAATCAATATTCTGCCTTGCTAGATGTTTTCCCGTTGATATTTGTGGGTAAAGTGGATGAGCTTAAACAGGTTGTGAGACTAATGTGCACTGCTATTAAGGACTCCATGAAAAGAATGAAGCTGCACATACCACCATGGAGGAGAAATGTGTACATGCAAGCCAAGTGGTTCAGTGCTTACAAGCGAACAACTAATGCAATTGCAACTAAAGGGGCATCGCCACCTTTGTCTTCTGAGTCCTTGTTTCCTAATAGGGCTATTGGATTTGAAGTGCTACCTCTGAAAACGCTGAATTGCAGGGATGGTGATTATGCCACTAATGCTGGTTTCAGAATCAGCCATTTGACAGCTGTCTTTAATTCCGATAACCTTGGTTTGTGA
- the LOC106775150 gene encoding uncharacterized protein LOC106775150 — protein MEGVGARLGRSSTRYGPATVFTGPVRKWKKKWVHVSPSSASSNSNTNHNHNHAHSSNASHLLLYKWTPITQSHNTTTNNSNTATANGNTKDAQPEQLEEPPRRKFKYVPVALLEEQKNEAAENEGAEKLDESKPTDTDSGAAESARKGETLDEKPDINDVPMEESQSQYKNKVVRQDLNESTLDLSLGLTSHEDEHDSDSKPNQTRDGQQR, from the exons ATGGAGGGAGTTGGGGCCCGATTAGGGCGGTCCTCCACCCGATATGGACCGGCTACGGTGTTCACTGGACCGGTGAGGAAGTGGAAGAAGAAATGGGTCCATGTATCACCCTCTTCTGCTTCCTCTAATTCCAACACCAATCACAATCACAACCACGCTCATTCTTCCAACGCCTCTCATCTTCTCCTCTACAAGTGGACCCCTATCACCCAAAGCCATAACACCACCACCAACAACTCCAACACCGCCACCGCCAATGGTAACACCAAGGATGCACAGCCGGAACAGCTTGAAGAACCGCCTCGGAGAAAGTTCAAATATGTTCCG GTTGCTTTACTAGAGGAGCAGAAAAATGAGGCCGCTGAAAATGAGGGTGCTGAGAAGCTTGATGAGTCTAAACCAACTGATACTGATTCGGGCGCAGCAGAGTCAGCTCGCAAGGGTGAAACTTTGGATGAAAAGCCTGACATAAATGATGTTCCAATGGAAGAAAGTCAG TCTCAGTACAAAAATAAGGTGGTGCGCCAAGATCTGAACGAAAGCACGTTGGATTTAAGTTTGGGCTTGACATCACACGAAGATGAACATGATTCTGATTCAAAACCTAATCAAACAAGAGATGGCCAGCAACGCTAG
- the LOC106775229 gene encoding mitochondrial pyruvate carrier 4, whose product MAAAKLQALWNHPAGPKTIHFWAPTFKWGISIANIADFSKPPEKLSYPQQIAVAATGIIWSRYSTVITPKNWNLFSVNIAMAGTGLYQLSRKLRHDYSSEAAVTKE is encoded by the exons ATGGCGGCTGCAAAGCTTCAAGCTTTATGGAATCATCCAGCTGGGCCAAAAACCA TTCACTTCTGGGCACCTACCTTTAAGTGGGGCATCAGCATTGCTAACATTGCTGATTTCTCTAAACCACCTGAGAAACTTTCTTATCCTCAGCAAATAG CGGTCGCTGCTACCGGAATTATCTGGTCTCGTTACAGCACAGTTATCACTCCA AAAAATTGGAACCTGTTTAGTGTAAACATTGCAATGGCAGGGACAGGCTTATACCAACTCTCACGAAAATTGCG GCATGATTATTCCTCTGAGGCGGCTGTGACGAAAGAATGA
- the LOC106775367 gene encoding uncharacterized protein LOC106775367 — MKKLYHKGTVHPSPPLISDHLAFLPAAILTLATALSPDDREVLSYLISCSSAAASSTFSANPRRKSAAETAHSPAFNCSCFGCYTSYWVRWDESPNRQLIHEIIDAYEDSLAQIGNKGKKNGKGKKEKRNQRKAGSSSSSSSKHAHSSELKRSELASLATHDSAELEAVVEGNGGGGDEGCEGVAVEEKGSVRRFVSFIGERIWGGWGQ; from the coding sequence ATGAAGAAGCTCTACCATAAAGGGACGGTTCACCCGTCACCGCCGCTCATCTCCGACCACCTCGCTTTCCTCCCCGCCGCCATACTCACTCTGGCAACCGCCCTTTCTCCGGACGACCGGGAGGTTCTCTCTTATCTCATCTCCTGCTCATCCGCCGCCGCCTCCTCCACCTTCTCAGCCAACCCCCGCCGTAAAAGCGCCGCGGAAACTGCCCATTCACCTGCCTTCAACTGCAGCTGCTTCGGCTGCTACACCAGCTACTGGGTCAGGTGGGACGAGTCGCCGAATCGCCAGCTCATACACGAGATCATCGACGCGTACGAGGATTCGTTGGCTCAAATTGGAAACAAGGGTAAGAAGAACGGGAAagggaagaaggagaagaggaaCCAGAGGAAAGCGGGGAGCAGCAGTAGCAGTAGTAGTAAGCATGCGCATTCGAGCGAGTTGAAGCGGTCCGAGTTGGCGAGTCTGGCGACTCACGACTCGGCCGAGTTGGAAGCGGTGGTGGAAGGTAACGGTGGcggtggtgatgaaggttgtGAAGGGGTTGCGGTTGAGGAGAAAGGATCGGTGAGAAGGTTTGTGAGTTTCATCGGTGAAAGGATTTGGGGCGGTTGGGGACAGTGA